The Daucus carota subsp. sativus chromosome 2, DH1 v3.0, whole genome shotgun sequence genome includes a window with the following:
- the LOC108210003 gene encoding uncharacterized protein LOC108210003 — translation MQANMHAFRLIHAQKHLINLSTRLSCKYSLNPNFHPQSHTTPQRSIHFTNHLNSWTSFNSEPKSDTKVTAIYDPITGSLITQRVSNVYDNDDENKQEVPIVSGDGDGNDRTFGVGKKGNLRSGPTSWKNFGAVSGGGKKKGKVKTSWVCESCGYSDGQWWGSCRSCDGVGTMKRFSEGDGGEGRISSGFGVSEKVMGTWLPQQAGDIGPVRLTDVNRGVDQKEWRIPLSGLFGNEVSRVLGGGLVPGSLVLVGGDPGVGKSTLLLQIAAIISEGHEMRQSAPVVYISGEESIDQIGNRADRLRIGTEELFLYSSTDVEDILEKAQPLSPRALIVDSIQTVFLKGVTGSPGGLSQVKECTSALLRFAKKTNIPVFLIGHVNKSGDIAGPRVLEHIVDAVLYLEGEKHSSHRLLRSVKNRFGSTDELGVFEMSQSGLQAVTNPSEIFLSPQQIDSEVLAGLAVTVIMDGSRSFVLEIQALCVASSTNSRQVTGLHTSRADMIISVLMKQAGLKLQENGIFLNVVSGLTVSETAGDLAVAAAICSSFLEFPIPPGVAFIAEIGLGGELRTVQRMEKRVITVAKLGYKMCVVPSSAVKSLLDSLSTQDLIKMEILGCRNLKEVINHVFR, via the exons ATGCAAGCAAACATGCACGCGTTTCGTTTAATTCACGCTCAAAAGCACCTAATTAATCTCTCCACACGCCTTTCTTGTAAgtattctctaaaccctaattttcaCCCCCAATCCCACACTACCCCACAAAGATCTATTCACTTCACAAATCACTTGAATAGCTGGACCAGTTTTAATTCAGAACCCAAAAGTGACACTAAGGTCACTGCTATATATGACCCCATTACTGGCAGTCTTATAACACAGAGAGTGAGTAATGTTTACGATAATGATGACGAAAATAAGCAAGAAGTTCCGATTGTTTCGGGTGATGGAGATGGTAATGATAGGACTTTTGGGGTTGGTAAGAAGGGAAATTTAAGAAGTGGGCCGACAAGTTGGAAGAATTTTGGGGCTGTTTCGGGTGGTGGGAAGAAGAAAGGGAAGGTGAAGACTAGTTGGGTTTGTGAGAGTTGTGGGTATTCGGATGGGCAGTGGTGGGGTTCGTGTCGTTCGTGTGATGGTGTCGGTACGATGAAGCGGTTTTCGGAGGGTGATGGGGGAGAAGGGAGGATATCTAGTGGGTTTGGGGTTTCAGAGAAAGTGATGGGAACGTGGTTGCCGCAGCAGGCTGGAGATATTGGTCCAGTGAGGTTGACGGATGTGAATAGGGGTGTTGATCAGAAAGAGTGGAGGATTCCCTT GTCTGGACTATTTGGAAATGAAGTTTCTAGGGTTCTTGGTGGTGGTCTTGTTCCAG GTTCTCTGGTCTTAGTTGGCGGTGATCCTGGTGTTGGCAAAAGTACATTGTTATTACAG ATTGCTGCAATAATCTCAGAAGGGCATGAGATGCGACAATCAGCTCCAGTGGTTTATATATCTGGTGAAGAG AGTATTGACCAAATTGGAAACAGGGCAGATCGATTGAGAATAGGGACTGAAGAACTATTCTTGTATTCCAGTACAGATGTCGAG GACATTCTGGAAAAAGCTCAGCCACTCTCTCCTCGGGCTTTAATTGTAGATTCGATTCAGACAGTATTTCTGAAAGGTGTGACTGGAAGTCCTGGAGGTCTCTCTCAG GTGAAAGAATGCACCTCAGCGTTGCTGAGGTTTGCTAAGAAAACAAACATCCCTGTGTTCTTG ATTGGTCATGTAAATAAGTCAGGAGACATTGCTGGACCTCGTGTCTTGGAACACATTGTTGATGCTGTTTTATACCTTGAA GGTGAAAAACATTCATCTCATCGGTTGCTTCGGTCTGTAAAAAATCGTTTTGGATCTACTGATGAG CTTGGAGTTTTTGAAATGTCTCAATCAGGATTGCAAGCTGTTACAAACCCGAGTGAGATATTCTTAAGTCCGCAGCAAATAGATTCGGAGGTTTTAGCAGGACTTGCAGTCACTGTAATTATGGATGGTTCCCGATCTTTTGTTCTAGAAATTCAG GCACTTTGTGTAGCTAGCTCAACAAATTCAAGGCAGGTCACTGGTCTTCATACAAGCAGAGCAGACATGATAATTTCA GTTCTTATGAAGCAAGCTGGCCTAAAGCTCCAAGAAAAT GGCATCTTTTTGAATGTTGTCAGTGGATTGACTGTAAGTGAGACTGCTGGTGATCTTGCAGTAGCAGCCGCAATATGCAGCAG TTTCTTGGAATTTCCTATACCCCCAGGTGTGGCATTCATTGCAGAAATTGGCCTCGGCGGTGAACTGCGCACG GTACAGAGAATGGAGAAGAGGGTAATCACAGTGGCAAAGCTAGGATATAAAATGTGTGTCGTCCCCAGTTCAGCTGTGAAATCTCTTTTAGATTCTCTGTCGACCCAAGATTTAATTAAAATGGAGATATTGGGCTGCCGAAATCTGAAAGAGGTGATTAACCATGTATTTAGGTGA